A stretch of Malus sylvestris chromosome 11, drMalSylv7.2, whole genome shotgun sequence DNA encodes these proteins:
- the LOC126590264 gene encoding uncharacterized protein LOC126590264: MGTKGTPYVSSGSGSATYSQQTGSFLPPRSRGPLDRYVTSEAHQATLNTPFKKEERRQASRALARWFYTSVIPFNAANNEHYVNAMKLVSNFGPGFNAPTSHEYRTWMLKEEVEDVQTMMKEHQKAWKRYGCTIMSDGWSDGKSRCLINFLVNSPQDLLYDYLDDVIQEVGEENVVQVVSNNALNYKNVGSKLMERKENVWWTPCVAYCIDLTLEDISKMTWFDDTLKRARCISKYLYGHQWVLALMRKYTNNSEILRPAVTRFATSFLTLQSLQKQKDNLVALFASQEWSESTYAKSRQAKLAKHHVLHDREFCGRVSFCIKGVLPLVCVLREVDSEERPPMIFIYELMDAAKEKIASNLNKVEKKYMPIWRKIDRRWDEQLHQPLHVAGYYLNPQFRCEDGFLATDEVVNGLFACMDRMLGKGKEREEADCQLDLYNDKHGPFADSMAM, translated from the exons ATGGGTACAAAAGGGACACCATATGTAAGTAGTGGGAGTGGGAGTGCCACATATTCACAACAAACTGGTTCTTTTCTACCACCTAGGTCAAGGGGACCACTTGATAGGTATGTTACATCGGAAGCTCATCAAGCCACATTGAATACACCTTTCAAAAAAGAGGAAAGACGACAGGCATCCCGAGCACTTGCGCGATGGTTCTACACTAGTGTCATTCCATTCAATGCGGCAAACAATGAACATTATGTTAATGCAATGAAATTGGTATCCAATTTTGGTCCCGGCTTTAATGCTCCTACAAGCCATGAATATAGAACTTGGATGCTCAAAGAAGAAGTTGAGGATGTACAAACTATGATGAAAGAACATCAAAAGGCTTGGAAGAGATATGGATGCACTATTATGTCGGATGGATGGTCGGATGGCAAAAGTAGGTGTTTAATCAACTTTCTTGTCAATAGCCCGCAAG ATTTGTTGTATGATTATTTGGATGATGTTATTCAAGAAGTTGGGGAGGAGAATGTGGTTCAAGTTGTATCCAACAATGCTTTGAACTACAAGAATGTCGGGTCAAAACTTATGGAGAGGAAAGAGAATGTGTGGTGGACTCCATGTGTGGCTTATTGCATTGATTTAACGCTAGAAGATATTTCTAAGATGACATGGTTTGATGACACACTCAAACGTGCTAGGTGTATTTCAAAGTATCTATATGGGCATCAATGGGTACTAGCTTTGATGAGAAAATACACCAACAATTCGGAAATTCTTCGTCCGGCGGTCACTAGGTTTGCCACTTCTTTCCTTACACTACAAAGCTTACAAAAGCAAAAGGATAATCTTGTTGCTTTGTTTGCCTCTCAAGAATGGTCGGAAAGTACCTATGCAAAATCCCGTCAAGCAAAGTTGGCTAAGCATCATGTGTTACATGATCGTGAGTTTTGTGGTCGAGTTTCCTTTTGCATTAAGGGTGTTCTTCCTCTTGTTTGTGTTTTGAGAGAGGTTGATTCGGAGGAGAGACCTCCCATGATTTTTatatatgagttgatggatGCTGCAAAAGAGAAAATTGCAAGCAATCTTAACAAAGTGGAGAAAAAATATATGCCTATTTGGAGAAAAATAGATCGTAGGTGGGACGAACAACTTCATCAACCACTACATGTGGCGGGCTATTACTTAAACCCACAATTTCGATGTGAGGATGGTTTCTTAGCTACTGATGAAGTGGTAAATGGGTTGTTTGCTTGCATGGATCGGATGCTTGGGAAAGGGAAAGAACGTGAAGAGGCCGATTGTCAATTGGATTTATATAATGATAAGCATGGTCCATTTGCGGATTCTATGGCTATGTAA